DNA sequence from the Gordonia polyisoprenivorans genome:
TACGACGGACTCAGCCGTAAGCACCTGGAAGAAGGCGACTTCGCCGCCACACGCCTGGATCGGTTGCGGCCCAGTGACATTGAGGCGCTGATCGTCGCTCTACGAAAGAAGAAGCTGGCCGACTCCACGGTTCGGTCCATCTACACCGTGCTGCGTGCCGGACTCGACGGCGCGGTACGTGATGGCCTGCTGGCGACAAACCCGGCGACGAAGGTTCCCCGACCCCGTGTGGACCGCGACGAAGCCAAGTCCATCGGCCCCGATCAGGTCGCTCAGTTGCTTCAGGAAGCCCGATCCAGCCGGTACTACGTCGGCGTACTGATCATGGCCCATACCGGCCTACGGAGGGGCGAAGCGGCGGCACTTCGGTGGACTGACATTGACTTCACCAAGCGCGAACTGAACGTGACCCACACCCTGGCCCGGATCGACGGGGAGCTGTCCCTCAGCAAGCCAAAGACGAAGCGGTCGCGGCGACGGGTGCCACTGTCCGACGTCCTGGTTACCGAACTGAAGGCGACTCGCAAGCGTCAGGCCGAAGAACAGCTACGGGCTGGCTCGGCCTGGGCCGGTCACCAGCACATGGTGATGACCACCGAACTGGGCACGATGGTGGACCCCCGGAACCTCCTCCGCGTTGTGCAGGTCGCGGCAAAGGCGGCGGATCTCGAAGGCGTCGGCGCACACACGCTACGGCACAGCGCGGCGACAACTTGGTTGGAAGCTGGCGTTCATGTGAAGGCGGTCGCTGACCTGTTGGGCCACGGCTCCATCGCGGTTACCGGCGACCTGTACGGCCACACCACCGACGACGCGGCGCGGTCTGCGGTGACCGCCCTGGCCAAGCTGATCAAGTGAATGGCGTACTCAAATGGCGTACGAGGACGGAAAAGGGGCGGCTTCCGTTTCCAGAAACCGCCCCTGACCTGCGGTCGGGCTGACAGGATTTGAACCTGCGACCACTTGACCCCCAGTCAAGTGCGCTACCAAACTGCGCCACAGCCCGTTGCCGTGATCCGAGAAGCTCTCGTTATCAAGGCGTAGATGAGACTAGCCGACGATCTACCCAGGGAGCCAATCGGCTGGTCAGGGCACTGATCAGGAAGCGGCAGAGCGTTTCTTGTACCAGATCCAACCGCCGGTGACGATCAATGCGCCGATGAGCGATCCGATGATGCCGCTGGGGCGGAAGTTGATTCCGTCACCCGAGATCAGACTGATCAGGAGTCCACCGACGAACGATCCGACCAGACCCGCGACGATCGCGAGGCCCCAGTCGATGTTCCACATGTTCTTACCGCCGATGAGCAGTTGGGCGAGAGCGCCGATGACCATTCCGAACACGATGATTGCCAAGATGAGCACGAAAGGAGTATGTCACAGGGCAATCCGGCGATCTCGGACCCGACTGGTCAGCGTTTGCGGCGATCCCTCTTGTCGCGCACCCGCACGTTGATTCGCACGGGCGAACCATCG
Encoded proteins:
- a CDS encoding GlsB/YeaQ/YmgE family stress response membrane protein, producing the protein MLILAIIVFGMVIGALAQLLIGGKNMWNIDWGLAIVAGLVGSFVGGLLISLISGDGINFRPSGIIGSLIGALIVTGGWIWYKKRSAAS
- a CDS encoding tyrosine-type recombinase/integrase gives rise to the protein MAKRRGNSEGTITQRPNGTWQGRIQRTDPDTGKRERVSVYGKTADEARAKLKGVRERWEAGAPARDAKDSVGSWMKRWRTTSLVASDRKPTTKALYDGLSRKHLEEGDFAATRLDRLRPSDIEALIVALRKKKLADSTVRSIYTVLRAGLDGAVRDGLLATNPATKVPRPRVDRDEAKSIGPDQVAQLLQEARSSRYYVGVLIMAHTGLRRGEAAALRWTDIDFTKRELNVTHTLARIDGELSLSKPKTKRSRRRVPLSDVLVTELKATRKRQAEEQLRAGSAWAGHQHMVMTTELGTMVDPRNLLRVVQVAAKAADLEGVGAHTLRHSAATTWLEAGVHVKAVADLLGHGSIAVTGDLYGHTTDDAARSAVTALAKLIK